From a single Candidatus Polarisedimenticolia bacterium genomic region:
- the trxB gene encoding thioredoxin-disulfide reductase — translation MKARDVVILGSGCAGLTAAVYAARANLKPLLVDGHESGGQLSLTTDVENFPGFPDGVLGPELIEKMRQQAARFGTEYLSGAATAADLSQRPFRLTVAGHGDTLCRTLIVATGASARMLGLESERRLLGHGVSTCATCDGYFFKEKDLMVVGGGDSAIEEGTFLTKFARRVTIVHRRDALRASKIMQDRARKNPKVDFLWDTAVEEVLGKDKVEGARVRNLKSGEETVKKIDGLFVAIGHTPNTRLFEGQLELDKAGYIVTHEGSRTSIPGVFAAGDCQDHVYRQAVTAAGSGCMAAIDAERFLEAEGH, via the coding sequence ATGAAGGCCAGAGATGTGGTGATTCTCGGATCCGGATGCGCCGGGCTGACGGCGGCGGTCTATGCCGCGCGGGCCAACCTGAAACCCCTGCTCGTCGACGGCCACGAGTCGGGCGGGCAGCTGAGCCTGACGACCGACGTCGAGAATTTCCCGGGGTTCCCGGACGGAGTCCTCGGCCCGGAGCTGATCGAAAAAATGCGCCAGCAGGCGGCGCGTTTCGGCACGGAGTACCTGAGCGGGGCGGCCACCGCCGCCGACCTGTCTCAGCGGCCCTTCCGCCTGACGGTCGCCGGCCACGGTGACACGCTCTGCAGGACCCTCATCGTGGCGACCGGAGCGTCGGCGCGGATGCTCGGGCTCGAGTCCGAGCGACGGCTCCTGGGACACGGGGTGTCGACCTGCGCCACCTGCGACGGGTACTTCTTCAAGGAGAAGGACCTGATGGTGGTCGGCGGGGGGGATTCGGCGATCGAGGAAGGGACCTTCCTGACCAAGTTCGCGCGCCGGGTGACCATCGTGCACCGTCGCGACGCGCTGCGCGCCTCCAAGATCATGCAGGACCGGGCCCGCAAGAATCCCAAGGTTGATTTTCTCTGGGACACCGCGGTGGAGGAGGTCCTCGGCAAGGACAAGGTCGAGGGAGCGCGGGTGCGCAACCTGAAATCGGGCGAGGAAACCGTGAAGAAGATCGACGGCCTGTTCGTCGCGATCGGCCACACACCCAACACCCGCCTGTTCGAGGGGCAGCTCGAGCTCGACAAGGCCGGCTACATCGTCACGCACGAGGGGAGCCGGACCAGCATTCCCGGCGTGTTCGCCGCGGGGGACTGCCAGGACCACGTCTACCGCCAGGCGGTCACGGCCGCCGGCAGCGGCTGCATGGCCGCGATCGACGCGGAGCGCTTCCTCGAAGCCGAGGGCCACTGA